The following proteins are co-located in the Bathymodiolus thermophilus thioautotrophic gill symbiont genome:
- a CDS encoding NAD(P)/FAD-dependent oxidoreductase: MKNITIIGSGFAGLTAVRMLRKKDKIAKITLISPKAELVYMPSLIWIPSGAANKKDVVVPLGNFFRRLNVRHVSGEVIGLENDGRVVVLNNNVKIDNDALIIASGGQFIEELPGIEHAITPCEGLNAAQAIRNRIKALDSGNIAIGFAGNPKEPSAMRGGPMFEFLFGLDTQLRQEGRRDKFNITFFTPAEKPGARLGEKAVKKLLNEMKKRNINTHLGHKIKAFEADKVITEKGDIPADLILFMPGMTGSTWFDNTDLARSEGGLIKADKFCQTSLKNVFVAGDSGSFPGPEWMPKQAHMADLQAEAATHNMLDALNDKPASHTFKIELMCIVDSNYKGMYISRTMTGGLVLPNLRLFHFAKRLFGWWYLRQYR, translated from the coding sequence ATGAAAAATATTACCATTATTGGATCAGGATTTGCAGGTTTGACCGCCGTTAGAATGCTTAGAAAAAAAGACAAAATAGCGAAAATTACATTAATTTCTCCAAAAGCAGAATTGGTGTATATGCCAAGTTTGATTTGGATTCCCTCAGGTGCTGCAAATAAAAAAGATGTTGTGGTGCCGCTGGGTAATTTTTTTCGGCGATTGAATGTCCGACATGTGTCAGGCGAAGTTATTGGCTTGGAGAATGATGGTAGAGTGGTGGTGTTAAACAACAATGTTAAAATTGATAACGATGCATTGATTATCGCCTCAGGTGGACAATTTATTGAAGAATTGCCTGGTATTGAGCATGCCATCACCCCCTGCGAAGGATTGAATGCAGCGCAAGCAATACGCAATAGGATAAAGGCGTTAGACAGTGGCAATATTGCCATTGGTTTTGCAGGTAATCCAAAAGAGCCGAGTGCTATGCGTGGCGGGCCGATGTTTGAATTTTTGTTTGGTTTGGACACGCAACTTCGACAAGAAGGTAGGCGTGATAAATTTAATATAACCTTTTTTACCCCCGCAGAAAAACCCGGTGCTCGCTTGGGCGAAAAGGCAGTTAAAAAACTGTTAAACGAGATGAAAAAGCGCAATATTAACACCCATCTTGGACACAAAATAAAGGCTTTTGAGGCCGACAAAGTTATTACTGAAAAGGGCGATATTCCAGCAGATTTGATTTTGTTTATGCCGGGAATGACAGGCAGTACTTGGTTTGACAATACCGATCTTGCTCGTAGCGAGGGCGGACTGATTAAGGCGGATAAATTTTGCCAAACTTCACTTAAAAATGTGTTTGTTGCAGGTGATTCAGGTAGTTTTCCAGGGCCAGAATGGATGCCAAAACAAGCGCACATGGCAGATTTACAAGCCGAAGCCGCCACTCACAATATGCTTGATGCGCTTAACGACAAGCCAGCGAGCCACACTTTTAAAATTGAATTAATGTGTATTGTTGATTCAAATTACAAAGGTATGTATATATCACGCACAATGACAGGCGGATTGGTGTTACCAAATCTGCGCTTATTTCACTTTGCCAAACGCTTGTTTGGCTGGTGGTATTTGCGCCAGTATCGCTAA
- a CDS encoding HNH endonuclease, whose protein sequence is MVQNEYEYIEFLVKNGLQKDSADSYVRYLEAVSRALNITINDSAISSKKDVDIIIEKLSKTDLAENYKNNCGTALRKYLKFITETNFIYRSPDEIENPNQYTEGSKKVITVNSYERDNKARNKCIEIHGLGCAVCNMNFENIYGSIGIGFIHVHHIKPLSEINKNYLVSPEKDLIPVCPNCHAMLHRKKMQ, encoded by the coding sequence ATGGTTCAAAATGAATATGAATATATTGAATTTTTAGTCAAAAATGGTCTTCAAAAAGACAGTGCTGATAGTTATGTAAGATATTTAGAGGCTGTTTCAAGAGCTCTAAATATCACAATAAATGATTCTGCAATTTCATCAAAAAAAGATGTCGATATTATAATTGAGAAATTATCAAAAACTGATTTAGCAGAAAATTATAAAAATAATTGTGGCACAGCATTAAGAAAATATCTTAAATTTATCACAGAAACAAACTTTATCTACAGGTCTCCTGATGAAATAGAGAATCCTAATCAATATACAGAAGGTTCTAAAAAAGTTATTACTGTAAACTCATATGAAAGAGATAATAAAGCAAGGAATAAATGTATTGAAATACATGGTTTAGGTTGTGCCGTTTGCAATATGAATTTTGAAAATATATATGGCTCTATTGGTATTGGATTCATTCATGTTCATCATATTAAACCATTATCAGAAATAAATAAAAATTATTTGGTAAGCCCAGAAAAAGATTTGATTCCTGTGTGTCCTAATTGTCATGCAATGCTTCATCGTAAAAAAATGCAATAA
- the parC gene encoding DNA topoisomerase IV subunit A, with the protein MSQIGLEQQSVAQFSENAYLDYSMYVILDRALPFVGDGLKPVQRRIVYAMSELGLKSSAKFKKSARTVGDVLGKFHPHGDSACYEAMVLMAQPFSYRYPFIDGQGNWGAPDDPKSFAAMRYTESKLSRYADLLLGEINQGTVSWADNFDGSLQEPKHLPAQVPNLLLNGTSGIAVGMATDVPPHNLTEVVSACIHLLDKPSADLDEIMGILPAPDYPTNADIVSNVADLRQIYETGHGSVKMRATYQREKGEIVIETLPFQTSGSKVITQIADQMRKKKLPLVEDIRDESDHENPTRIVIVPRSNRVDADALMLHLFATTDLEKNYRVNMNVIGLDGKPQVKPLIPMLKEWLVYRTQVVTNRLNYRLDKILARLHILEGLLIAFLNIDEVIAIIRTEDKPKPVLISHFKLSEIQAEAILELKLRHLARLEEMKIQGEQKELAEEKEKLELLLSSEARLKTYIKNELKAVIKTFGDARRSSIKPSVQHSQAFNEDDLTPAENVTVVLSDNGWVRSAKGHDIDSSALNYKSGDGYLTSAKGRSNKNATFLDSTGRSYSLRANSLPSARGQGEPLTGRLTPPLEAKFVDVIMGDDSQNILLASNAGYGFITTIGDLLSKKKAGKVSLSLSGKAKVMRIVEVNDLENQFVAVTTNRGRLLVFSISELPVLSKGKGNKLIQIPSKEMKSGEEFVVSICVLLDTQNLKVTAGKRHLTIKFQDLSNYISKRARRGNLLPKGYQNLSKIEAVD; encoded by the coding sequence ATGAGCCAAATCGGTCTTGAACAACAAAGTGTCGCACAATTTAGCGAGAATGCTTACCTTGATTATTCTATGTATGTTATTCTTGACCGTGCGTTGCCGTTTGTGGGTGATGGACTCAAGCCTGTTCAGCGCCGTATCGTTTATGCAATGAGTGAACTGGGGCTAAAATCTAGTGCCAAATTCAAAAAGTCTGCCCGTACTGTAGGTGATGTTTTGGGTAAATTTCATCCACATGGCGATAGCGCTTGTTATGAGGCAATGGTGTTGATGGCGCAGCCGTTTTCTTATCGCTATCCATTTATTGACGGGCAGGGGAATTGGGGTGCACCTGATGATCCAAAATCATTTGCAGCAATGCGTTATACTGAGAGTAAACTTTCCCGTTATGCAGATTTATTGCTTGGTGAAATTAATCAAGGTACAGTGAGTTGGGCAGACAACTTTGATGGTTCGTTACAAGAACCTAAGCATTTGCCAGCACAAGTGCCGAATCTTTTATTAAATGGCACTTCGGGTATTGCCGTTGGTATGGCAACTGATGTGCCACCGCATAATTTGACCGAAGTGGTGTCGGCTTGCATTCATTTGTTAGACAAGCCATCTGCTGATTTGGACGAAATCATGGGTATTTTGCCAGCGCCAGATTATCCAACTAATGCTGATATTGTTTCTAATGTCGCCGACCTTAGACAGATTTATGAAACCGGTCATGGCTCGGTTAAAATGCGTGCTACCTATCAAAGAGAAAAAGGTGAAATTGTGATTGAAACACTGCCCTTTCAGACTTCTGGCTCTAAAGTTATTACCCAAATTGCCGACCAAATGCGTAAGAAAAAACTGCCATTGGTTGAAGACATTCGTGATGAATCTGACCATGAAAACCCAACTCGAATTGTGATTGTTCCTAGGTCAAATCGTGTGGATGCAGACGCTTTAATGTTGCATTTATTTGCCACCACCGATTTAGAGAAAAATTATCGCGTTAATATGAATGTGATTGGTTTGGACGGCAAGCCACAGGTTAAGCCACTTATTCCAATGCTAAAAGAGTGGCTGGTTTATCGAACGCAAGTGGTTACCAATCGCCTAAACTATCGCTTGGATAAGATTTTAGCCAGATTGCATATTTTAGAAGGGTTGTTAATTGCGTTTTTGAATATTGATGAAGTGATTGCAATTATTCGCACAGAGGACAAGCCAAAGCCAGTATTGATATCGCATTTTAAACTGAGTGAAATACAAGCCGAAGCGATTTTAGAATTAAAACTTCGCCACCTTGCCAGGTTAGAAGAGATGAAAATCCAAGGCGAGCAAAAAGAATTAGCAGAGGAAAAAGAAAAATTAGAATTGCTATTATCAAGCGAGGCACGCCTAAAAACTTATATTAAAAATGAACTTAAAGCTGTCATTAAAACCTTTGGCGACGCAAGACGCTCAAGCATTAAACCCAGCGTCCAACACTCCCAAGCCTTTAATGAAGACGACTTAACGCCCGCTGAAAATGTTACTGTGGTATTGAGTGATAATGGCTGGGTGCGTAGCGCCAAAGGACATGACATTGATTCCAGTGCATTGAATTATAAATCAGGCGATGGCTATTTAACCAGCGCCAAAGGGCGTAGCAACAAAAACGCCACTTTCTTAGATTCAACAGGTCGCTCTTATTCATTAAGAGCCAATTCTCTACCCAGTGCCAGAGGGCAGGGCGAACCACTAACAGGTCGATTAACCCCACCATTAGAGGCTAAATTTGTAGATGTTATTATGGGTGATGACAGTCAAAATATTCTATTAGCCTCTAATGCAGGTTATGGTTTTATCACCACCATTGGTGATTTATTATCAAAGAAAAAAGCTGGCAAAGTGTCCTTATCCTTATCAGGCAAAGCCAAAGTAATGCGAATCGTTGAAGTTAATGATTTAGAAAACCAGTTTGTTGCAGTAACCACCAATCGTGGCAGGTTATTGGTGTTTTCAATCTCTGAATTGCCAGTTTTGTCAAAAGGAAAGGGCAATAAATTGATTCAAATTCCATCAAAAGAAATGAAGTCTGGAGAAGAGTTTGTTGTTAGTATCTGCGTTTTGTTAGACACTCAAAATCTTAAAGTAACCGCAGGAAAGCGCCATTTAACCATTAAATTTCAAGATTTAAGTAATTACATTAGCAAGCGTGCCAGACGAGGAAATTTATTGCCAAAAGGCTATCAAAACCTATCAAAAATCGAAGCAGTTGATTAA
- the gcvP gene encoding aminomethyl-transferring glycine dehydrogenase: MSNEFLDRHLGPNEADIASMLRAIGQNSIDEVISRTVPEGILFGNQMALDEGLSERDALALATQLAAENIIATNFIGQGYYGTLMPSVIQRNILENPGWYTAYTPYQAEISQGRLEMLLNFQQMIVDLTGMDISNASLLDEPTAAAEAMMMAKRANRKNKSNKFLIDTNTHPQTITILQTRAKPLGIELVVKKIQDDDFSDCFAVLMQSPGTNGEVRDLTADIDKAKSHHVLTIVACDILALCLIKTPAEMGADIAIGNSQRFGVPMGFGGPHAAFLATKDEFKRMVPGRIIGVSQDVLGNPAMRMSLQTREQHIRRDKATSNICTAQVLLAVLAAAYGIYHGAKGLKKIATKVHLKAVTLANSLTTAGFQLENKVFFDTLTINTNQATTLFHQAQDQGINCRLLNSTQLTIAIDESTTTTQLSQLASIFDISLTHKAQNSVLNITRSSTYLTHPVFSLYHSETEMMRYLKRLENKDIALNHSMIALGSCTMKLNAATQMYPISLPGFSSLHPYAPAHQTKGYQQLFKDLEYALAEITGYDAVSLQPNAGSQGEFAGLLAIHAYHDSRGDSHRNICLIPSSAHGTNPASAVMAGMQVVIVKCDESGNIDIDDLQTKAEKYADNLAAIMVTYPSTHGVFEVEIQKICDIIHAQGAQVYLDGANLNAMVGITRMGEFGADVSHINLHKTFAIPHGGGGPGMGPIGVKAHLAPFLPGNPLEKNSNAVSAAMFGSASILPISWSYIKLLGKQGMQRSTEIAILSANYIANELKGYFPILYRGDQGLVAHECIVDIRPLKEKSSISEEDIAKRLMDYGFHSPTMSFPVAGTLMIEPTESESKREIDRFITAMISIYAEIQKVISGEWDKDNNPLKNAPHTALEMAEDWHYPYSRTTALYPVESLKQNKYFPPVKRIDNVYGDRNLFCTCPDITEFEGTPI, translated from the coding sequence ATGAGCAACGAATTTTTAGACAGACACCTCGGGCCCAACGAAGCGGATATTGCCTCAATGTTGCGTGCAATCGGACAAAATTCAATTGATGAAGTGATATCAAGAACTGTGCCTGAGGGTATTTTGTTTGGCAATCAAATGGCACTTGATGAAGGGTTGAGTGAGCGTGATGCGCTGGCTTTGGCAACTCAGTTGGCTGCCGAGAATATTATTGCTACAAATTTTATTGGACAGGGTTATTATGGCACATTGATGCCGAGCGTTATCCAACGAAATATTTTAGAAAACCCTGGTTGGTACACGGCTTACACACCTTATCAAGCTGAGATTTCTCAGGGGCGTTTGGAAATGTTGCTCAATTTTCAGCAAATGATTGTGGATTTAACGGGTATGGATATTTCTAATGCATCGTTATTAGATGAGCCAACTGCCGCCGCTGAGGCGATGATGATGGCGAAACGAGCCAATCGCAAAAATAAATCTAACAAATTTTTAATTGACACCAATACCCATCCACAAACCATTACCATCTTACAAACACGCGCCAAGCCACTTGGTATCGAATTGGTGGTAAAAAAAATTCAAGATGACGATTTTTCCGATTGCTTTGCTGTTTTGATGCAATCACCCGGCACAAATGGCGAAGTGCGTGATTTAACTGCCGACATTGACAAAGCCAAATCACACCATGTTTTAACCATTGTTGCCTGTGATATCTTAGCACTTTGTCTCATTAAAACCCCCGCCGAAATGGGTGCAGATATTGCCATTGGCAACTCTCAGCGCTTCGGCGTACCGATGGGTTTTGGCGGGCCTCATGCAGCATTTTTAGCCACAAAAGACGAATTCAAACGCATGGTACCGGGGCGTATTATCGGCGTTTCACAAGATGTACTCGGCAATCCTGCAATGCGTATGTCTTTGCAAACGCGTGAGCAACATATTCGTCGTGACAAAGCCACCAGTAATATTTGCACCGCACAAGTTTTATTGGCAGTATTAGCGGCAGCTTATGGCATTTATCACGGTGCCAAAGGGTTAAAAAAGATTGCCACCAAAGTACATTTAAAGGCAGTAACACTTGCCAATAGCCTTACCACGGCAGGTTTTCAATTAGAGAATAAAGTATTTTTCGACACCCTCACCATTAACACCAATCAAGCAACCACATTGTTCCACCAAGCGCAAGACCAAGGCATTAACTGCCGCTTGCTAAACAGCACCCAACTTACCATCGCCATCGACGAATCCACCACCACCACCCAACTGTCTCAACTTGCCTCAATTTTTGACATAAGTCTCACCCATAAGGCACAAAATTCTGTTCTTAATATAACCAGAAGTTCCACATATTTAACGCATCCAGTATTCAGTCTATATCACTCGGAAACCGAAATGATGCGTTATTTAAAACGCTTAGAAAATAAAGACATCGCCCTTAATCACTCAATGATTGCATTGGGCTCTTGCACCATGAAACTGAATGCTGCTACGCAAATGTACCCCATTTCTTTGCCCGGTTTTTCCTCTTTGCACCCTTATGCACCAGCACATCAAACCAAAGGTTACCAACAATTATTTAAAGATTTAGAGTATGCACTAGCAGAAATCACAGGCTATGATGCCGTGTCATTACAGCCAAATGCAGGCTCTCAAGGTGAGTTTGCAGGATTGCTTGCCATTCACGCTTATCACGATTCTCGTGGTGATTCACATCGTAATATCTGTTTAATTCCCTCATCAGCACACGGTACAAACCCTGCCAGTGCAGTAATGGCAGGCATGCAGGTGGTGATTGTTAAATGCGATGAATCGGGTAATATTGATATAGACGATTTACAAACCAAAGCAGAAAAATATGCTGACAATCTTGCAGCAATCATGGTAACTTACCCCTCAACACACGGCGTTTTCGAAGTAGAAATACAAAAAATATGCGACATCATCCACGCCCAAGGTGCACAAGTTTACTTAGACGGCGCCAATCTAAACGCCATGGTCGGCATTACTCGTATGGGTGAATTTGGTGCTGATGTATCACACATCAATTTACACAAAACCTTCGCCATTCCCCATGGCGGTGGTGGCCCCGGTATGGGTCCTATCGGCGTGAAAGCGCATTTAGCCCCATTTTTACCTGGCAACCCATTAGAAAAAAACTCAAACGCCGTATCAGCAGCCATGTTTGGTTCTGCCTCAATCCTACCAATTTCATGGTCATATATTAAATTATTAGGCAAGCAAGGCATGCAACGATCAACCGAAATTGCCATCCTTAGTGCCAACTATATTGCCAACGAGCTCAAAGGCTATTTCCCCATTTTATATCGTGGTGACCAAGGCCTAGTAGCACACGAATGCATTGTTGACATCCGCCCTTTAAAAGAAAAAAGCAGCATCTCCGAAGAAGACATTGCTAAACGCCTAATGGACTACGGTTTTCATTCCCCTACTATGTCATTCCCAGTTGCAGGCACACTGATGATTGAACCAACGGAAAGCGAATCAAAACGAGAAATCGACAGATTTATTACCGCCATGATCAGCATCTATGCCGAGATTCAAAAAGTAATTTCTGGAGAATGGGACAAAGACAACAACCCATTAAAAAATGCACCTCACACCGCCCTTGAAATGGCAGAAGACTGGCACTATCCCTACTCACGCACTACGGCACTATACCCCGTCGAATCTCTAAAACAAAACAAATATTTCCCACCTGTAAAACGCATCGATAATGTTTACGGCGACCGTAACCTATTTTGTACCTGTCCAGATATAACAGAGTTTGAAGGCACACCCATTTAA
- a CDS encoding cadherin repeat domain-containing protein produces MNTLNRFTLSFVLLLLSVQTLATLSPDPVTKKFHIKNDVLQLVTLEPMKVTFFLENSSMNTLGGILENTLTRCDSEPDVPSKGSVGEYTHHFDNCTKAVYRFLTLEKKVSPGDLVSITGLGAGNLRDYILCVDDFCGPFAIASRNALNVVEGTNLVHTLIVTDINATLSIVENPNNLFSLSGTNNTTLNFNGKDTDYESDIRTYTVKIKATIGDGDDKNTEQTITVTIGDNEIAFFDQARTVNENAAVDTNVGEVLVTSGTVTNFHIIGGNNEGFFKVNSAGQIQVNKSGLDYETTQSYTLEVRITGANTENETAQITITIGDIDDTAPTNITLSSNYISIGLPAGTLIGTLSATDIDTNTDNDALIYSVNSDNFQITDNKLQTKKVLNENKTFSVEITVKDKANNTARKTFTIVVNSDPAIITNTDISVKENMTGTVLTINATDASIPAPILTYSISGTDQGKFNLNNNILTFKNSPNYEEQSTYSLILEVYDTISTTKKPITITITTEDKPLVIKDQSMNVDEKSDENTTVGTVTIDDGIVTGYSIKSGSDGFFKINSEGKIQVAKTGLDYETKSSYILTVEITGDNVESKTAKITIAINDVYDAPIAIFLTRNSIAIGAAIGEIVGTLSASNIGDNNLTYEVNDTVNFEIVGNKLKIKVVTDTQTTYPIRISVSNGIRSSQEQGFSIAVISAPVISQFTVTQNGNKGRLISKNGGNVTIEALAGVGTYAWSSDFSDMDNNADNSTFVFNPVAGNIGIQSITLEVTANGYASERVLKLQLVEENISSDDSDSDGDGIPNSKDINTESNKIQAGTGKTITSLENTRILLGVMGKDSGRLTFGQMKGYMEDNHMADITKDTSSTGDIYDYVIESLNATGISAKVIIELATPLPKDAELRKYSLVTNSWSGFVVNANNVIASKKSATCIDNVVWQTMLIQGATCLKLTIKDGGVNDTDGDQSNTGQANGVIESTIAIATPVTNNDSTSANSNSGGCVYNPNAPARFDIGFVLLMMLSTYYFIRRKRRFIR; encoded by the coding sequence ATGAACACACTTAACCGCTTTACTCTTTCTTTTGTATTATTGCTTTTATCAGTACAAACGCTAGCAACACTTAGTCCCGATCCCGTAACTAAGAAGTTCCATATAAAAAATGATGTCCTTCAACTTGTTACACTAGAACCAATGAAGGTCACATTCTTTCTTGAGAATTCTTCTATGAACACTTTGGGTGGCATTTTGGAAAACACTTTAACAAGATGTGATTCAGAACCAGATGTACCCTCTAAGGGTAGTGTTGGCGAATACACTCATCATTTTGACAATTGTACAAAAGCTGTGTACAGGTTTTTAACACTTGAAAAAAAAGTGTCACCAGGCGATTTAGTTAGTATAACAGGCCTTGGGGCGGGCAATCTTCGTGATTACATCCTCTGCGTTGATGACTTTTGTGGCCCTTTTGCCATTGCCTCCAGGAATGCGCTTAATGTTGTTGAAGGCACTAACCTCGTTCACACCCTTATTGTCACTGACATAAATGCCACTCTCAGCATTGTTGAAAACCCTAACAATTTATTTAGCCTCAGTGGCACCAACAACACAACCCTAAACTTTAACGGTAAAGATACCGACTACGAAAGCGACATAAGGACCTATACCGTCAAAATCAAAGCCACCATTGGCGATGGCGATGATAAAAACACCGAACAAACCATTACCGTTACCATTGGCGATAATGAAATCGCTTTTTTTGACCAAGCCCGAACCGTCAACGAAAATGCAGCCGTTGACACCAATGTTGGCGAAGTCCTAGTCACCTCAGGCACAGTAACAAATTTTCACATCATCGGTGGCAATAACGAAGGCTTCTTTAAGGTCAACAGCGCAGGACAAATCCAAGTAAACAAATCAGGTCTAGATTACGAAACCACACAAAGTTATACCCTTGAAGTCAGAATCACTGGCGCAAATACAGAGAATGAAACCGCCCAAATCACCATCACCATCGGGGATATTGACGACACTGCCCCCACTAACATTACTCTGAGCAGTAACTATATCTCAATCGGCTTGCCTGCTGGCACCCTCATAGGCACCTTATCTGCAACTGATATTGATACTAACACAGATAACGATGCTTTAATTTACAGCGTCAACAGTGACAATTTTCAAATTACCGACAATAAATTACAAACCAAAAAAGTTCTTAACGAAAACAAAACATTCTCAGTCGAAATCACCGTCAAAGATAAGGCCAATAACACCGCTAGGAAGACATTCACCATTGTGGTTAACTCCGATCCTGCCATCATTACCAATACCGACATTAGCGTTAAAGAAAATATGACTGGCACAGTCCTTACCATCAATGCCACCGATGCCTCTATTCCAGCACCAATCCTAACTTATAGTATTTCAGGCACAGACCAAGGCAAGTTCAACCTTAACAACAACATCCTTACTTTTAAAAACTCACCCAACTACGAAGAGCAATCCACCTACAGCCTAATTTTAGAAGTCTATGATACCATTTCCACCACCAAAAAACCCATCACCATTACCATCACCACCGAAGACAAACCTCTTGTTATCAAAGATCAAAGTATGAATGTTGATGAAAAATCTGATGAAAATACTACCGTCGGTACAGTGACCATTGATGATGGAATAGTAACTGGCTATAGCATCAAAAGCGGCTCTGACGGCTTCTTTAAAATCAACAGTGAAGGAAAAATCCAAGTAGCAAAAACAGGTCTAGATTACGAAACCAAATCAAGTTACATTCTCACAGTTGAAATCACTGGCGACAATGTAGAAAGCAAAACTGCCAAAATTACTATCGCTATTAACGATGTTTACGACGCTCCAATCGCCATTTTCTTAACCAGAAACAGTATTGCAATTGGTGCAGCGATTGGTGAGATCGTCGGCACTTTGTCCGCAAGCAATATAGGCGATAATAATTTAACCTACGAAGTCAACGACACTGTCAATTTTGAAATTGTTGGCAATAAATTAAAAATTAAAGTCGTTACCGATACACAAACCACATATCCTATTCGTATCAGCGTCAGCAATGGTATCAGAAGCAGTCAAGAACAAGGATTCTCCATTGCTGTTATCAGCGCACCAGTTATTAGTCAGTTTACCGTAACCCAAAATGGTAACAAAGGCCGACTAATCAGTAAAAATGGTGGAAATGTTACTATAGAGGCTTTAGCAGGTGTAGGCACTTATGCTTGGAGTTCTGATTTTTCTGATATGGATAATAATGCCGATAACTCAACTTTTGTTTTTAATCCTGTTGCTGGGAATATCGGCATTCAGAGTATTACATTAGAAGTTACTGCTAACGGCTATGCATCAGAAAGAGTGTTGAAACTTCAACTAGTTGAAGAAAATATCAGTAGTGATGACAGTGATAGCGACGGCGATGGTATTCCCAACAGCAAAGATATCAACACCGAAAGCAATAAAATCCAAGCAGGCACAGGCAAAACCATCACTAGCCTAGAAAACACTAGAATATTACTGGGCGTTATGGGTAAAGATTCTGGGCGCCTAACTTTTGGTCAAATGAAAGGATACATGGAAGATAATCATATGGCTGATATCACCAAAGACACATCAAGCACTGGCGATATTTACGACTATGTCATCGAAAGCTTAAACGCCACTGGCATTTCCGCTAAAGTGATTATCGAACTTGCCACTCCACTCCCCAAAGATGCGGAGTTACGCAAATATTCGTTAGTCACCAATAGTTGGTCTGGTTTTGTGGTCAACGCCAACAATGTAATTGCATCCAAAAAAAGCGCAACTTGCATCGATAATGTCGTTTGGCAAACTATGTTAATCCAAGGTGCAACCTGTCTTAAACTCACCATCAAAGACGGTGGCGTAAATGACACCGATGGCGACCAGTCCAACACTGGCCAAGCCAACGGCGTTATTGAAAGCACTATTGCAATAGCAACTCCTGTTACCAACAATGACAGTACCAGTGCCAATAGCAACAGTGGCGGCTGTGTTTACAACCCTAATGCACCTGCTAGATTTGATATAGGCTTTGTCTTGTTGATGATGTTGAGTACTTATTATTTCATTAGAAGAAAACGCCGTTTTATCCGTTAA
- a CDS encoding histidine triad nucleotide-binding protein, which translates to MSSCLFCKIVAGDIPAEKIYEDEDVFAFHDIGKQAPHHFLVIPKIHIASLNETNDAALVGKLTLTASKIAKDLGFADEGYRVVMNCNDHGGQTVYHLHLHCLGGRVLSWPPG; encoded by the coding sequence ATGTCAAGTTGTTTATTTTGTAAAATTGTTGCTGGAGATATTCCCGCTGAAAAAATCTATGAAGATGAAGATGTTTTTGCCTTTCACGATATTGGCAAGCAAGCGCCACATCATTTTTTGGTCATCCCAAAAATACATATTGCCTCATTAAATGAAACAAACGATGCAGCATTGGTAGGTAAATTAACCTTAACCGCCAGTAAAATCGCTAAGGATTTAGGCTTTGCTGATGAGGGTTATCGCGTCGTTATGAATTGCAATGATCACGGCGGACAAACAGTCTATCACCTTCATCTTCACTGTTTGGGTGGGCGAGTATTATCTTGGCCACCGGGATAG